From the genome of Canis lupus familiaris isolate Mischka breed German Shepherd chromosome 8, alternate assembly UU_Cfam_GSD_1.0, whole genome shotgun sequence, one region includes:
- the GPR132 gene encoding probable G-protein coupled receptor 132 produces the protein MPGNATAVTSPVLVTLDPSMSTSNCNESFEDSRLALVLVYSAVCVLGLPANCLTAWLTLLQVLQGNVLAVYLFCLSLCEMLYISTLPLWIRYIQNHHRWTLGLGGCKVTGYIFFCNLYVSILFLCCISCDRFLAVVYALESRGRRHQRTAILISVSVFVVVGLVHYPVFEMEERGTCFEGSMNTRIAGFYYLRFALGFAVPLFIIAFTNQRIFRSIKLSTGLSAAQKAKVKHSAIAVVTIFLVCFAPYHLVLLAKAVAFSYYKGDPGTLRTYEARLCTLSAVFLCLSTVNSVADPIIYVLATDHSRQEVSRIHKEWKKCSAKTDVSKLHTSSKDSEEVPLPMSLTNGSTWPRTVHPPESELATWSSQGTLERLSEEPH, from the exons ATGCCAG GAAACGCCACCGCGGTCACCAGCCCCGTCCTGGTGACCCTGGATCCTAGCATGAGCACCTCAAACTGCAACGAGTCCTTTGAGGACAGCAGACTGGCCCTGGTGTTGGTGTACAGCGCGGTGTGTGTGCTGGGCCTGCCGGCCAACTGCCTGACCGCCTGGCTCACGCTGCTCCAGGTGCTCCAGGGCAACGTGCTGGCCGTCTACCTCTTCTGCCTGTCGCTCTGCGAGATGCTCTACATCAGCACCCTGCCCCTCTGGATCAGGTACATCCAGAACCACCACCGCTGGACGCTGGGCCTCGGGGGCTGCAAGGTGACGGGCTACATCTTTTTCTGCAACCTGTACGTGAGCATCCTCTTTCTGTGCTGCATCTCCTGTGACCGCTTCCTAGCGGTGGTGTACGCCCTGGAGAGCCGCGGCCGCCGCCACCAGAGGACCGCCATCCTCATCTCCGTGTCCGTCTTCGTTGTTGTCGGGCTCGTTCACTACCCGGTGTTTGAAATGGAAGAGAGGGGGACGTGCTTCGAGGGGTCGATGAACACCAGGATCGCCGGGTTCTACTACTTGCGCTTCGCCCTGGGGTTCGCTGTCCCCCTCTTCATCATCGCGTTCACCAACCAGCGTATCTTCAGGAGCATCAAGCTGAGCACTGGCCTGAGCGCCGCCCAGAAGGCCAAGGTGAAGCACTCGGCCATCGCGGTCGTGACCATCTTCCTGGTGTGCTTCGCCCCCTACCACCTGGTGCTCCTCGCCAAAGCCGTCGCCTTTTCCTACTATAAGGGAGACCCGGGCACCCTGAGGACCTATGAAGCCAGGCTGTGCACGCTCTCCGCGGTGTTTCTGTGCCTGTCCACGGTGAACAGCGTGGCTGACCCCATCATCTACGTGCTGGCCACGGACCATTCGCGGCAGGAAGTGTCCAGAATCCACAAGGAATGGAAAAAGTGCTCCGCAAAAACAGACGTCTCCAAGCTTCACACAAGTTCGAAGGACTCCGAGGAGGTGCCACTGCCCATGTCACTCACAAACGGCTCCACGTGGCCCAGGACTGTCCACCCGCCAGAGTCAGAGCTGGCTACGTGGAGCTCACAGGGCACTTTGGAGAGGCTGAGTGAAGAGCCCCACTGA